Genomic window (Nilaparvata lugens isolate BPH chromosome 7, ASM1435652v1, whole genome shotgun sequence):
tataaaaatacaacctaatactatttgaaaaaaatacaaatatattgtcTGTACCAATCGATTTATGAGATGGAAGGTTAACTACTGCGTACCTCACATTTCTCAACAACTCACATGTGGTAACAAATACAAGGTAACAacattattcttatttcaaTCTACTTGGTTGTTCATCGTTAAAGATATACTCCACTACTTTGAGAAAAATTCATGTTAAAAAAGTCCAATAATTAACAGGAACAATCTTAGGAATTGGGTAAATTTTTTGtcattattcttgataaaataataataaaaaatcactATGCAtaataccatagccacctctaatacatgaTAATACTCTATGCATCTGGATAGTATAGATCACGAACAAATAATAAGGAAACTTGATTCTACaatcttcaataaaataattatataattgaatatattctGCACAAGAAATGTCAAAACTTCAAAAGTTTCAAGTAATGGTTTTTTGAAGAAGTGAgaatgttttcaaataatatatattctgttACTTTCATTAAATTTTTGAGCCATCTTAACTCAGTAAATGGagcatattttataatttttatcactcatttattttaaaacacaactggaatttttatttccacaaaTGGAAATTGTACGTGTTGGCATCAACTAAATGCATTTTCAATAATAGAACAGGCAATGATTGATACAGTACTGGTACAGTAGTTTTAATAATACAATCTATACAGATATCACAGTTTTTCGTgtagaaaatgttatttcatgttgaaataaataaaaaccacCCATAAAGCATGATGTTAGTGTTATTTGTTATTCAAAACATGACTTTCTAAGTCGTAAGTtaatagtttatagtttataaaatttcattaagcTCACATTGACATCGATGTAAGTTTGATACaacattgtataaaatactaagtacaaaataatatacacatttatgatgtaatctcacactttggcaaaaattaaactatacatttatttttttaaagctCAGTTCACTACGTAATAGATTAACAATAATATGTACTGTAATAAGTAATAGCATACTCTTAATCAAGTACTGAAATCCCCGACTCatagaaacaattttttttaagattaaatGACAACACTCTATTTGATTATTAGTATTTAGTCTCAGTTTATTCAACATAGTCATTCGAAATCACTCAGCAACAATCAGTTTGATTGAATACATTACCGTACTTAATAGAAGATCAAATTGGTAGACCGGGTTATAAATGCAGTATTTCTTGAACACGAGGTATTTATCTGTACCCGAATTACTTTAATTATAATTCACTTGATATAGtcaaaaatctattatttcaaaacaacaatTTATAATACCTGAATGTTTCTAATCTTTAATAACATGGTGAGTTAATTATTTGGCTATGAACTAGATTGAGCACAACATACAATTAATTAGAAGGCTATCAGAATAATATACCATTTATAATACTCTGTTCATCTAATTGaacaattcatatttttttatcaatttggtACTGTGTCTTGAAGGTCTTCTTTATAATCGACTAAGATTTTAGTATCCTGATCTCATATTcagagtaataataataattccccAATTAAAAAAGTGTTTCCAATGTGGAAAATAATTTGGCTCTAATCAGaaataaaatgttgaatttGCTTCGAAATTCCTTTTTGTTAGTCAGGGTAGGCCTAGACGACTGCGGAAGAAAGTTTCTATTAAATCTTTTTCTGAGTTTTAATTTTCTATTCGCAAGTGAAACTggctttgaatatttttgtctattttataaataatatggtATTCCGCAACTTTTGCATTGGACAAACGCAGACACCTCTAACTTGATGAGTATCTTGTGGGGGGGGGAGGGTTGGTTGATTGTAGGCTTGGTTGATTGTAGGCAGGTGATCAGATGGTGAGATCTTCCCAGTCTTGGAGCGGTCGGACGGTCACTGCTATCCGGAACACTGTCACGTTCTGCAGAGCCTCTGTGCACTTCCTGGTAAGCGGATTCTCCTGCAGATCCACGTCCTGCAGAGAGGGACACTCTTTTAGCCTTTCGATGTCGACCTCTGCAAAATTGAACAGAACACAGCGTTAATTTGTGAGTTGAAGTGATTCATCATTTTTCTACCCTTTCTGCTCATCCAAATTgataatatcctattatattaagcgagcaatttctgtatatctgtttatatttttataactggttatctggttatttatgttcaacggatctcgaaaacggctctaacgattttcacgaaatttggaacatagtaggtttatgatataaaaattcgattgcactaagtctcatcctTGGTAAAACACGCTGAAcgaaattaaaaggataattcatctttggctgaaatagctgagactttcgtcgtctgtggatagtaaaaagtgagcgagtgattctgtggaaaatcaaaatatcgcatgcccgaaattcataagctgacgtatagccagctgtaaaatataaacacggtcattttagagaattgtgttctgtttatcaataaataaaaataacgagcgaagctcggtgcccagatatttttaatcaaatatTCAAAAAGATGTAATAAAATACGGGTATgtgatttaataaattaataaaaatgaaaaacagtgaaatcaaaatattagaCGACTTTTTTGTCACTAGAATAtcttttatcttttaatatgaatatatttatcTCTGGCCACTCCCGTGTGGCCAGATAGACACATGTCTAACGGATGGACAcattaaactgtcggtcccggatGTCAAAAAAACAGTCATTAGGTCATGCCAGatccctgaaattgatcagttgcgacctgaaaacactgacaccagacctgagccagccaggtcactcgatattgttattattattttcttggcataattttatttcttgtaGCTTTGGTGAAAATTGTTTATCAGTTTTTCTGTAACTGTTTTTCAGTAGAGGTGGGTTTTCGTTCTTGCGTATCCGCGTTCGACTGCGTATGCGATTAGTCAAAATAGCAACTATTCAAAAGAATGAATCGTACTATTTGTAACATATTCGTTAAGTTGATATCGCATTCAGTTTTAAAATTACTGTAATATTAAATGAAACGACGTAAGGTGCGATATCAACTGAGTGAATATTTTACTGATAAATAAGATTTATTGTTTTGGAAAGTTGCTATTTTGACTAATCGCATACGCAACCGAAAGCGgatacgcacaaacgaaaatccaCCTTAAGAGGAatcagaatattattattatatatattattcattcctAATATCTGAACCCGTCTGTACAGTAAATTGATTGTTGGTAATATCTTCAAGTGTCTATAAGAAAATACGTCAATTCCCTATTGAtggaaatttataagaaattacaatttgttcaaatgctaatgaatgaaCTTTTAACTTTGTAAATAATAACCTTTGATATttgtttaattataattatacgtCCCTATTAGAGGCCTACCGCATTATTAGGTAATTCTTAGTATTATGAAGTAAATTTCAAAATTGCTTGAATTATTGTGTTTAGAGTTTGAAAAGAGTATGGAGCaacatttaaaaatgaaaattcgaATGTGAATGTATGAGAATTAATCAATATGGTTCaagttaattattgattctaaagCTAAATTCGGCCAAAGACAAAAATGATTGGAAGctatatgaaataaataagaagCTATTCTGTTCTGTTTGATTCAATTGTAGGgtaattattgttaattgtaGGGTAAGTTACCTGTGATGAAGTTGTGGTGTGCGTTGAGCGTGGTGAGCTTTGGAGTTTTGTAGGCGACGTGTGGAAGCGACGTGAAGGAGTTGTGCGAGATGTCCAGTTTCTCCAATTCAGTCAGATCTGCCAGTTCATCTGGTAGTTTGCTCATCTGATTGTTCGATAGGTTCAGCTctgaaattatacaaattaaagcATCAGAATAATAACTGCGAATTGTGATGATGACTAGGAAATAGGTTCTGGTAGTATATTTATTGTgttcattaatatttatttcacagGAGAGAAAATAAACTGAATCTCAATTAAACTCGAATGATGATAATTTTCTGAATTTTGCCCACATAAAGTAATCACTCATGATGATCATTATTCAAAATCAGCTTGGGAAGATTAGAACACGGAATTAGATTCTTCCGCcatctatcaatcaatcaaaaatttatatcaGCGCTTCATATACCTATTCCACCGCAATTATTTATCATCTATGCACATCTCCatgacttgaaattatttataaaacacTTTGTGTGAATCATGAGGAGATGGAGAATTATATAGTATCAATTTATTCTGATCGATAATGGTCGAGTAGTGTGATAAGATCGCaagtatacaataatattaaaaatgaatatagaatatgaacaaaaattaaaataaaacatataaataggGAAGTTCAAATGAATTTACAGGAAATCTAATGTGTACGGTTTGTTGAGGGATTTTGAGTGTACTTGAGTTGTCTCTTTCAGGTTTAATTACTTGCAGTATCCTAATaccattaattattatcatgttACGTCTgtaggtatatatatatatatatatatatatatatatatatatatatatatatatattgtaatttataattattattgctctgTTTCTTTTGTTTTGGTAATATGTTATTGTTTAGTGCTTATTATTGGATGAAATAGTTTTGTGTTCAATCATTGTCATATCTATCAGTGTATATTTAAGTATATGGAATTGTAGAGAACTCGTTCCTCGCACACAGGCTTTGTCCATttgaggaaccttcttcaagttttgtattatattgtatattgtttgtactttctaagaagaagaataaagataatttcaatttataaaacattttcacaGTTTAAGAAGACGTTTCAATGAATAGGTTGTAGCTAATCAATTTCTCATATCTGACACTTTGTTAATGCTTTGAGTAATCTTTTTATTTTCACTATCAATCAAGATTAAGCCCTCGACTTCCGGGACATATTTCATAAGCCTGACCagtctttaaaaaaatgaattcagaGTTCGTTTAGAAAAAGTTAACATAATTATTAGAAACTAATTCGGAGAAGTTGGTGTAACGAATTGGGGTTTTGGGAACTCATATACAAG
Coding sequences:
- the LOC111059095 gene encoding leucine-rich repeat-containing protein 40 isoform X1, with amino-acid sequence MRPPSSQFGADITNAENSDPNNMHPMMVCTRLAGRAIIRVVGRCNDAKENNNLDLSECQLMQVPDAVYHLMRHTELKGCNLSSNVITKIPPKFAVKFSLITELNLSNNQMSKLPDELADLTELEKLDISHNSFTSLPHVAYKTPKLTTLNAHHNFITEVDIERLKECPSLQDVDLQENPLTRKCTEALQNVTVFRIAVTVRPLQDWEDLTI
- the LOC111059095 gene encoding leucine-rich repeat-containing protein 40 isoform X2; this translates as MASGVTRVVLRCELAQETRQLDLSECQLMQVPDAVYHLMRHTELKGCNLSSNVITKIPPKFAVKFSLITELNLSNNQMSKLPDELADLTELEKLDISHNSFTSLPHVAYKTPKLTTLNAHHNFITEVDIERLKECPSLQDVDLQENPLTRKCTEALQNVTVFRIAVTVRPLQDWEDLTI